A single window of Balaenoptera ricei isolate mBalRic1 chromosome 15, mBalRic1.hap2, whole genome shotgun sequence DNA harbors:
- the LOC132349780 gene encoding MHC class II transactivator-like isoform X4: MELGPLEGGYLELLNSNADPLQLYHLYDRMDLAGEEEIELCSEPDTDTINCEQFSRLLCDMEGDEETREAYANIAELDQYVFQDSQLEGLSKDIFIEHIGLEEMISESVEVMEEAGQKSQKRPFPEELPVDLKHRKLAEPLAMPVVTGAFLVGLVSDSSAQPCPSPPALFNKEPASSQTRRKDTAPPSSSLLSCLSLPAGPIQIIPTLSTLPQGLWQISGAGTGVSSILIYQGEVPQASQTPPSSNPAVHSLPKSPDRPGSTSPFAPSAADLPSMPEPALTSRGNLTVDEMSPTQCPAAHRASRKLPKWPESVEQFYCSLRNKYQAKPAGPEGILVEVDLVRVRLERSGGKSQDRELTTLDWAERQPARGGLGEVLQASSNHRRPRETQVIAVLGKAGQGKSHWVQAVSWAWACGQLPQYDFIFCIPCHCSDRPGDTYRLQDLLFSLGSQPLSGDDEVFSYILRRPDRILLILDAFEELEAQDGFLHSAGGPMSAEFRSLRGLLASLFQRKLLRGCTLLLTARPRGRLAQSLSKADALFEVAGFSAQQAETYVMRYFECSGATEHQKRALALLQSQPFLLSHSHSPTVCRAVCQLSEALLELGDEAQLPSTLTGLYVGLLGPGARDSPPGALVGLARLAWELGRGHQSSLREGQFPSAEVRAWAVAQGLVQPTPGAPETELAFSSFLLQCFLGAVWLALSSEIKDKELPQYLALTPRKKRPYDNWLEGVPRFLVGLVFQPRARCLGALAGLAASTSADRKQKVLTRYLKRLQPGTLKAGRLLELLHCAHEALDAGLWQHVLQGLPAHLSFLGTRLTPPDTHVLGSALEAAGRDFSLDLRSTGVDPSGLGSLVGLSCVTHFRAALSDTVELWESLQQHGEAKLLRAVKEKFTIEPFKAESMKDVEDLGNLVQIQRTRSSSEDTPGELPAVRDLKKLEFALGPILGPQAFPKLVKILEAFSSLQHLDLDSLSENKIGDEGVAQLLATFPQLKALETLNLSQNNITDLGACKLAEALPLLAASLLRLSLYNNCICDVGAESLAHVLPDMVSLRVLDVQYNKFTAAGAQQLTASLRKCPHVEKLAMWTPTIPFGVQEHLQQLDSRIILR, translated from the exons ATGGAGTTGGGACCTCTAGAGGGCGGGTACCTGGAGCTTCTCAACAGCAATGCTGACCCTTTGCAGCTCTACCACCTCTATGACCGGATGGACCTGGCTGGAGAAGAAGAGATAGAGCTCTGCTCAG AACCTGACACGGACACCATCAACTGCGAACAGTTCAGCAGGCTGTTGTGTGATATGGAAGGTGATGAAGAGACCAGGGAAGCTTATGCCAATATCG CGGAACTGGACCAGTATGTCTTCCAGGACTCCCAGCTGGAGGGCCTGAGCAAAGACATTTTCA TCGAGCACATAGGACTGGAAGAAATGATCAGCGAGAGTGTGGAGGTGATGGAGGAAGCAGGACAGAAAAGTCAGAAAAGAC CCTTCCCAGAGGAGCTGCCTGTGGATCTGAAGCACAGGAAGCTAG CTGAGCCCCTAGCCATGCCCGTGGTGACTGGTGCTTTCCTGGTGGGGCTAGTGAGTGACTCTTCGGCTCAGCCCTGCCCGTCACCACCTGCTCTGTTCAACAAGGAGCCAGCATCCAGCCAGACCCGGCGGAAAGACACCG CGCCCCCTTCCAGTTCCTTGTTGAGCTGCCTGAGTCTCCCTGCTGGACCCATCCAGATCATCCCCACTCTCTCCACTCTGCCCCAGGGGCTCTGGCAAATCTCAGGGGCTGGGACAGGGGTCTCCAGTATACTCATCTACCAAG GTGAGGTGCCCCAGGCCAGCCAAACACCCCCCTCCAGCAACCCAGCTGTCCACAGCCTCCCGAAGTCCCCAGACCGGCCCGGCTCCACCAGCCCCTTTGCCCCATCGGCAGCTGACCTCCCCAGCATGCCTGAACCAGCCCTGACCTCCCGTGGAAACCTAACAG TGGATGAGATGTCCCCCACCCAATGCCCAGCAGCTCACAGGGCCTCCAGGAAGCTTCCCAAGTGGCCTG AGAGTGTGGAACAATTCTACTGCTCGCTACGGAACAAGTACCAGGCTAAGCCCGCAGGCCCGGAAGGCATCCTGGTGGAGGTGGACCTGGTGAGGGTAAGGCTGGAGAGGAGCGGCGGCAAAAGCCAGGACAGAGAGCTGACCACCCTGGACTGGGCAGAGCGGCAGCCGGCCCGAGGAGGTCTGGGCGAGGTGCTACAGGCCTCTAGCAACCACCGGCGGCCACGTGAGACGCAGGTGATTGCCGTGCTGGGCAAAGCAGGACAGGGGAAGAGTCACTGGGTCCAGGCCGtgagctgggcctgggcctgcGGCCAGCTGCCACAGTATGACTTTATCTTCTGCATCCCCTGCCACTGTTCGGACCGTCCGGGGGACACCTACCGCCTGCAGGATCTGCTCTTCTCCCTGGGTTCACAGCCACTGTCAGGGGACGACGAGGTCTTCAGTTACATCTTGAGGAGGCCCGACCGCATTCTGCTCATCCTGGATGCCTTCGAGGAGCTCGAAGCCCAAGACGGCTTCCTGCACAGCGCAGGCGGACCCATGTCAGCAGAATTCCGCTCCCTCCGGGGGCTGCTGGCGAGCCTCTTCCAGCGCAAGCTGCTGCGCGGCTGCACCCTGCTGCTTACAGCCCGGCCCCGGGGCCGCCTGGCCCAGAGCCTGAGCAAGGCCGACGCTCTGTTCGAAGTGGCCGGCTTCTCCGCCCAGCAGGCCGAGACCTATGTGATGCGCTACTTTGAGTGTTCGGGGGCCACCGAGCACCAAAAGAGAGCCCTGGCGCTCCTCCAGTCCCAGCCATTTCTCCTGAGTCACAGCCATAGCCCCACTGTGTGCCGGGCCGTGTGCCAGCTCTCGGAGGCCCTCCTGGAGCTAGGTGATGAGGCCCAGCTGCCTTCCACGCTCACGGGCCTCTATGTTGGCTTACTAGGCCCAGGAGCCCGTGACAGCCCCCCAGGTGCCCTGGTGGGACTGGCCAGGCTGGCCTGGGAGCTGGGCCGTGGTCACCAGAGCAGCCTGCGGGAGGGCCAGTTCCCATCGGCCGAGGTGAGGGCCTGGGCTGTGGCCCAAGGCTTGGTGCAGCCCACGCCGGGGGCCCCGGAGACCGAGCTGGCCTTCTCCAGCTTCCTCCTGCAATGCTTCCTGGGGGCCGTGTGGCTGGCTCTGAGCAGCGAAATCAAGGACAAGGAGCTGCCGCAGTATTTGGCATTGACCCCGAGGAAGAAGAGGCCCTATGACAACTGGCTGGAGGGCGTGCCGCGCTTTCTGGTCGGGCTGGTCTTCCAGCCTCGTGCCCGCTGCCTGGGAGCCCTGGCAGGGCTGGCGGCCTCCACCTCAGCAGACAGGAAGCAGAAGGTCCTCACCAGGTACCTGAAGCGGCTGCAGCCTGGGACGCTGAAGGCGGGCCGGCTGCTGGAGCTGCTGCACTGCGCCCACGAGGCGCTGGATGCTGGGCTTTGGCAGCATGTGCTGCAGGGGCTCCCGGCCCACCTCTCGTTCCTGGGCACCCGGCTCACACCTCCCGACACCCACGTGCTGGGCAGCGCCTTGGAGGCGGCGGGCCGAGACTTCTCCCTGGACCTCCGCAGCACTGGCGTTGACCCCTCTGGACTGGGGAGCCTCGTGGGACTCAGCTGTGTCACCCATTTCAG GGCTGCCTTGAGTGACACAGTGGAGCTGTGGGAGTCCCTACAGCAGCATGGGGAGGCCAAGCTACTCCGAGCAGTGAAGGAGAAGTTCACCATTGAGCCTTTCAAGGCTGAATCCATGAAGGATGTGGAAGACCTGGGCAACCTCGTGCAGATCCAGAG GACAAGAAGTTCCTCTGAAGACACGCCTGGGGAACTCCCTGCCGTCCGAGACTTAAAGAAGCTGGAGTTTGC GCTGGGCCCCATCTTGGGCCCTCAGGCTTTTCCCAAACTGGTGAAGATCCTTGAGGCCTTTTCTTCCCTTCAGCATCTGGA CCTGGACTCGCTGAGCGAGAACAAGATCGGGGACGAGGGTGTCGCCCAGCTCTTGGCCACCTTCCCTCAGCTGAAGGCCCTGGAGACGCTCAA TTTGTCCCAGAACAACATCACTGACTTGGGTGCCTGCAAGCTGGCCGAGGCCCTGCCCTTGCTGGCTGCGTCCCTCCTCAGGCTGAG CTTGTACAATAACTGCATCTGCGACGTGGGAGCCGAGAGCCTGGCACACGTGCTTCCAGACATGGTGTCCCTCCGGGTGCTGGA TGTCCAGTACAACAAGTTCACAGCTGCCGGGGCCCAGCAGCTCACTGCCAGCCTGAGAAAGTGCCCTCACGTGGAGAAGCTGGC GATGTGGACGCCCACCATCCCTTTTGGTGTCCAGGAACACCTGCAGCAGCTGGACTCAAGGATCATCCTGAGATGA